From the Brachyhypopomus gauderio isolate BG-103 chromosome 5, BGAUD_0.2, whole genome shotgun sequence genome, one window contains:
- the LOC143514472 gene encoding uncharacterized protein LOC143514472 — protein MGAIIHFGFKLSAPRRVKLYEGDVPIVDLSLAEGERKVQVSLWREAALNTIHIGHPVTITHLRWTNDKSVGFKWNSTSHTTIKETEEGPRTEVLKIIGVV, from the exons CTGAGTGCACCTCGACGAGTGAAGCTTTATGAGGGGGACGTGCCCATTGTGGACCTCTCACTTGCTGAAGGGGAGAGGAAAGTCCAAGTATCCCTTTGGAGGGAGGCAGCCCTGAACACCATCCATATAGGCCACCCTGTAACCATCACCCACCTCCGCTGGACAAATGATAAGTCCGTGGGTTTCAAATGGAACTCCACATCTCATACAACAATAAAG GAAACTGAAGAGGGCCCCAGAACAGAAGTCCTCAAAATAATAGGGGTTGTGTAA